One window of the Rhipicephalus microplus isolate Deutch F79 chromosome 2, USDA_Rmic, whole genome shotgun sequence genome contains the following:
- the POSH gene encoding SH3 domain containing ring finger posh isoform X2, with amino-acid sequence MDEAFLTDLLECSVCLEQLDSTSKVLPCQHTFCRRCLDEIVHSHKELRCPECRILVECSVDELPLNILLVRLLEGIKNNPRRGVGGGSSGGSRSPSGALLGSSSLIGHARPLLASQPSSAGPRGDTTSGRGDGVRTLVKQLVPQMPCAKALYSYDAKDPGDLAFRKGDIIVLRKRVDQNWFHGELGGKQGFVPASYVQVVVPLPSHIPQCKALYDFRMGDNDEKDCLTFLKGDVITVIRRVDENWAEGKLGDRIGIFPISFVEMNAAGKALMKLSNNVQVGPSRVAPPTPNSEAPSQTVIPAGSTPSAGESQSSTTSPASSSPSPGTPPSTSPPLPACQPREKRHSLSALNPPASSNGSNPQAPHRHSMEVLNTGTEVTSQPSSPPQGQAVSPSRIPTASSKPAPATSQGSSGLPLPPPEQPATLLAPLTQQQQQPLQPTQHATIASFYVALYSYKPQKEDELELRKNELYSVTEKCQDGWFKGTSLRTGLSGVFPGNYVQPTKSSSGGFSSALLPVPPQQQPQQQQQMGTRIPAPSSPRPRLCAPQQVPMVPGGPPPFLGGQGSSPLLAEWALVAPPQRTPLTTTPSPLGHKPPVSHGPVALQVQQLGVAKAVAVTTGSPASSQASSGSTGHWLLAWPPSATSSYGPGSGASTWVPACATPTRNPAISATMSVGLAGSGGSQAGGVATPNAPHSCASSSAATSSAGTLAPSASAVRSEKQKERKEKDKISLMKRLTAKRRSRSPPPPNFSCDNPSFVDSSAAASQSSLQPPSAVPVVHIRSGSCPSEVLGSQQALHKKTSSLDGNDSLKTRPKQPAPLVRERFRCIVPYPPNSEYELELKQGDVVYVHKKREDGWFKGTLQRTGKTGLFPGSFVESF; translated from the exons ATGGATGAAGCGTTCCTGACAGACCTGCTCGAGTGTTCTGTCTGTCTTGAGCAGCTGGACAGCACAAGCAAGGTACTTCCTTGCCAGCACACGTTCTGCAGGCGCTGCCTGGACGAGATCGTTCACTCCCACAAGGAGCTGCGCTGTCCAGAATGCCGGATACTG GTGGAATGCTCGGTCGACGAGCTCCCGCTCAATATTCTTCTGGTCCGTCTATTGGAAGGCATCAAAAACAATCCGCGACGTGGTGTCGGTGGCGGCAGCAGTGGTGGCAGCCGGTCCCCATCAGGTGCCCTTTTGGGCAGTTCCTCCCTCATCGGCCATGCGAGGCCCCTCCTAGCCAGCCAGCCTTCGTCAGCTGGGCCACGGGGGGACACCACCTCGGGTCGTGGTGATGGGGTGCGCACTCTTGTCAAGCAACTGGTGCCACAGATGCCCTGTGCCAAAGCTCTCTACTCCTATGATGCCAAAGACCCGGG GGATTTGGCATTCCGAAAGGGGGACATCATAGTCCTGCGCAAGCGAGTAGATCAGAACTGGTTCCACGGAGAGCTGGGTGGCAAGCAGGGCTTTGTGCCAGCCAGCTACGTCCAAGTGGTGGTGCCCCTACCTTCTCATATCCCTCAGTGCAAGGCTCTCTACGACTTCCGCATGGGCGACAATGATGAGAAGGATTGTCTGACGTTTCTCAAG GGTGATGTGATTACGGTGATTCGGAGGGTGGACGAAAATTGGGCTGAAGGAAAACTGGGCGACCGAATTGGTATCTTTCCAATATCATTTGTTGAG ATGAATGCCGCTGGAAAGGCACTTATGAAACTTTCTAACAA TGTTCAAGTGGGCCCTTCGAGAGTTGCCCCTCCAACACCCAATTCCGAAGCACCAAGCCAAACAGTCATTCCAGCTGGCAGCACTCCGTCAG CTGGGGAATCTCAGTCAAGCACGACATCTCCCGCATCATCGTCCCCGAGCCCTGGCACACCACCATCTACATCGCCTCCACTGCCTGCCTGCCAGCCCCGAGAGAAGCGCCACTCACTCTCTGCCCTCAACCCGCCAGCCTCAAGCAACGGAAGCAAT CCACAGGCTCCCCATCGGCATTCCATGGAGGTGCTGAACACGGGCACAGAGGTCACGTCGCAGCCCAGCTCACCACCCCAAGGGCAGGCAGTCTCCCCGAGCAGGATTCCCACGGCATCGTCAAAG CCGGCCCCAGCGACATCCCAAGGCTCATCAG GGTTGCCCTTGCCGCCACCGGAGCAGCCAGCAACCCTGCTAGCACCTTTgactcagcagcagcagcagccattgCAGCCTACACAACATGCCACCATTGCATCATT TTACGTGGCCCTCTACAGCTACAAACCGCAAAAGGAGGACGAATTGGAACTGCGCAAGAACGAGCTTTATTCAGTGACAGAGAAGTGCCAGGATGGCTGGTTCAAGGGCACCTCGCTGCGCACTGGCCTTTCGGGAGTTTTTCCTGGAAACTACGTTCAGCCAACCAA GTCGTCGAGCGGTGGCTTTTCGTCAGCTCTGCTGCCCGTACCACCGCAGCAGCAgccacaacagcagcagcagatgGGCACACGGATCCCTGCCCCCAGCTCACCTCGCCCACGGTTATGCGCACCGCAACAGGTGCCCATGGTTCCCGGTGGACCGCCTCCCTTTCTCGGTGGACAGGGCTCCAGCCCTCTGCTTGCTGAGTGGGCCCTGGTGGCTCCCCCACAAAGGACTCCACTTACGACGACCCCAAGTCCATTGGGACATAAGCCACCG GTGAGCCACGGACCTGTGGCCCTGCAAGTTCAGCAGCTGGGCGTGGCCAAGGCAGTGGCCGTCACCACAGGAAGTCCTGCCTCCTCACAGGCTTCGTCCGGCAGCACTGGCCACTGGTTGCTCGCATGGCCACCCTCCGCGACCTCGTCTTACGGGCCGGGTAGCGGCGCTTCTACGTGGGTGCCTGCCTGTGCCACACCGACTCGCAACCCGGCCATTAGCGCCACGATGTCTGTTGGCTTAGCTGGCAGTGGTGGCTCTCAGGCTGGTGGTGTGGCCACACCCAATGCACCGCACAGCTGCGCTAGCTCGTCTGCTGCAACCTCCTCTGCTGGCACCCTGGCTCCATCTGCTTCAGCGGTGCGTTCGGAAAAG CAAAAGGAGCGCAAGGAGAAGGACAAAATAAGCCTGATGAAGCGACTCACAGCCAAGCGCAGATCACGCTCACCTCCTCCACCCAATTTTTCCTGCGACAACCCAAGTTTCGTGGACAGCTCGGCAGCGGCGAGCCAGTCGTCTCTGCAGCCACCCAGCGCCGTGCCTGTTGTGCACATCAG GTCTGGCTCGTGTCCAAGTGAGGTTCTAGGAAGCCAACAGGCTCTGCACAAAAAGACCAGCTCCCTAGATGGAAACGACAGCCTCAAGACGAGGCCCAAGCAGCCTGCTCCTCTTGTCAGGGAAAG GTTTCGCTGCATCGTGCCTTACCCTCCAAACAGCGAGTATGAGCTGGAGCTCAAGCAGGGAGATGTCGTGTATGTGCATAAAAAGCGGGAAGACGGCTGGTTCAAAGGCACGCTGCAGAGGACAGGAAAAACTGGACTGTTCCCTGGCAGCTTTGTTGAAAGCTTCTGA
- the POSH gene encoding SH3 domain containing ring finger posh isoform X1: MDEAFLTDLLECSVCLEQLDSTSKVLPCQHTFCRRCLDEIVHSHKELRCPECRILVECSVDELPLNILLVRLLEGIKNNPRRGVGGGSSGGSRSPSGALLGSSSLIGHARPLLASQPSSAGPRGDTTSGRGDGVRTLVKQLVPQMPCAKALYSYDAKDPGDLAFRKGDIIVLRKRVDQNWFHGELGGKQGFVPASYVQVVVPLPSHIPQCKALYDFRMGDNDEKDCLTFLKGDVITVIRRVDENWAEGKLGDRIGIFPISFVEMNAAGKALMKLSNNVQVGPSRVAPPTPNSEAPSQTVIPAGSTPSAGESQSSTTSPASSSPSPGTPPSTSPPLPACQPREKRHSLSALNPPASSNGSNPQAPHRHSMEVLNTGTEVTSQPSSPPQGQAVSPSRIPTASSKPAPATSQGSSGEPSSARVVRRHSGRKERDASSLNPPGLPLPPPEQPATLLAPLTQQQQQPLQPTQHATIASFYVALYSYKPQKEDELELRKNELYSVTEKCQDGWFKGTSLRTGLSGVFPGNYVQPTKSSSGGFSSALLPVPPQQQPQQQQQMGTRIPAPSSPRPRLCAPQQVPMVPGGPPPFLGGQGSSPLLAEWALVAPPQRTPLTTTPSPLGHKPPVSHGPVALQVQQLGVAKAVAVTTGSPASSQASSGSTGHWLLAWPPSATSSYGPGSGASTWVPACATPTRNPAISATMSVGLAGSGGSQAGGVATPNAPHSCASSSAATSSAGTLAPSASAVRSEKQKERKEKDKISLMKRLTAKRRSRSPPPPNFSCDNPSFVDSSAAASQSSLQPPSAVPVVHIRSGSCPSEVLGSQQALHKKTSSLDGNDSLKTRPKQPAPLVRERFRCIVPYPPNSEYELELKQGDVVYVHKKREDGWFKGTLQRTGKTGLFPGSFVESF, from the exons ATGGATGAAGCGTTCCTGACAGACCTGCTCGAGTGTTCTGTCTGTCTTGAGCAGCTGGACAGCACAAGCAAGGTACTTCCTTGCCAGCACACGTTCTGCAGGCGCTGCCTGGACGAGATCGTTCACTCCCACAAGGAGCTGCGCTGTCCAGAATGCCGGATACTG GTGGAATGCTCGGTCGACGAGCTCCCGCTCAATATTCTTCTGGTCCGTCTATTGGAAGGCATCAAAAACAATCCGCGACGTGGTGTCGGTGGCGGCAGCAGTGGTGGCAGCCGGTCCCCATCAGGTGCCCTTTTGGGCAGTTCCTCCCTCATCGGCCATGCGAGGCCCCTCCTAGCCAGCCAGCCTTCGTCAGCTGGGCCACGGGGGGACACCACCTCGGGTCGTGGTGATGGGGTGCGCACTCTTGTCAAGCAACTGGTGCCACAGATGCCCTGTGCCAAAGCTCTCTACTCCTATGATGCCAAAGACCCGGG GGATTTGGCATTCCGAAAGGGGGACATCATAGTCCTGCGCAAGCGAGTAGATCAGAACTGGTTCCACGGAGAGCTGGGTGGCAAGCAGGGCTTTGTGCCAGCCAGCTACGTCCAAGTGGTGGTGCCCCTACCTTCTCATATCCCTCAGTGCAAGGCTCTCTACGACTTCCGCATGGGCGACAATGATGAGAAGGATTGTCTGACGTTTCTCAAG GGTGATGTGATTACGGTGATTCGGAGGGTGGACGAAAATTGGGCTGAAGGAAAACTGGGCGACCGAATTGGTATCTTTCCAATATCATTTGTTGAG ATGAATGCCGCTGGAAAGGCACTTATGAAACTTTCTAACAA TGTTCAAGTGGGCCCTTCGAGAGTTGCCCCTCCAACACCCAATTCCGAAGCACCAAGCCAAACAGTCATTCCAGCTGGCAGCACTCCGTCAG CTGGGGAATCTCAGTCAAGCACGACATCTCCCGCATCATCGTCCCCGAGCCCTGGCACACCACCATCTACATCGCCTCCACTGCCTGCCTGCCAGCCCCGAGAGAAGCGCCACTCACTCTCTGCCCTCAACCCGCCAGCCTCAAGCAACGGAAGCAAT CCACAGGCTCCCCATCGGCATTCCATGGAGGTGCTGAACACGGGCACAGAGGTCACGTCGCAGCCCAGCTCACCACCCCAAGGGCAGGCAGTCTCCCCGAGCAGGATTCCCACGGCATCGTCAAAG CCGGCCCCAGCGACATCCCAAGGCTCATCAGGTGAGCCGTCGTCCGCGCGGGTGGTGCGTCGACACAGTGGGCGCAAAGAACGAGATGCATCTTCCCTAAATCCACCAGGGTTGCCCTTGCCGCCACCGGAGCAGCCAGCAACCCTGCTAGCACCTTTgactcagcagcagcagcagccattgCAGCCTACACAACATGCCACCATTGCATCATT TTACGTGGCCCTCTACAGCTACAAACCGCAAAAGGAGGACGAATTGGAACTGCGCAAGAACGAGCTTTATTCAGTGACAGAGAAGTGCCAGGATGGCTGGTTCAAGGGCACCTCGCTGCGCACTGGCCTTTCGGGAGTTTTTCCTGGAAACTACGTTCAGCCAACCAA GTCGTCGAGCGGTGGCTTTTCGTCAGCTCTGCTGCCCGTACCACCGCAGCAGCAgccacaacagcagcagcagatgGGCACACGGATCCCTGCCCCCAGCTCACCTCGCCCACGGTTATGCGCACCGCAACAGGTGCCCATGGTTCCCGGTGGACCGCCTCCCTTTCTCGGTGGACAGGGCTCCAGCCCTCTGCTTGCTGAGTGGGCCCTGGTGGCTCCCCCACAAAGGACTCCACTTACGACGACCCCAAGTCCATTGGGACATAAGCCACCG GTGAGCCACGGACCTGTGGCCCTGCAAGTTCAGCAGCTGGGCGTGGCCAAGGCAGTGGCCGTCACCACAGGAAGTCCTGCCTCCTCACAGGCTTCGTCCGGCAGCACTGGCCACTGGTTGCTCGCATGGCCACCCTCCGCGACCTCGTCTTACGGGCCGGGTAGCGGCGCTTCTACGTGGGTGCCTGCCTGTGCCACACCGACTCGCAACCCGGCCATTAGCGCCACGATGTCTGTTGGCTTAGCTGGCAGTGGTGGCTCTCAGGCTGGTGGTGTGGCCACACCCAATGCACCGCACAGCTGCGCTAGCTCGTCTGCTGCAACCTCCTCTGCTGGCACCCTGGCTCCATCTGCTTCAGCGGTGCGTTCGGAAAAG CAAAAGGAGCGCAAGGAGAAGGACAAAATAAGCCTGATGAAGCGACTCACAGCCAAGCGCAGATCACGCTCACCTCCTCCACCCAATTTTTCCTGCGACAACCCAAGTTTCGTGGACAGCTCGGCAGCGGCGAGCCAGTCGTCTCTGCAGCCACCCAGCGCCGTGCCTGTTGTGCACATCAG GTCTGGCTCGTGTCCAAGTGAGGTTCTAGGAAGCCAACAGGCTCTGCACAAAAAGACCAGCTCCCTAGATGGAAACGACAGCCTCAAGACGAGGCCCAAGCAGCCTGCTCCTCTTGTCAGGGAAAG GTTTCGCTGCATCGTGCCTTACCCTCCAAACAGCGAGTATGAGCTGGAGCTCAAGCAGGGAGATGTCGTGTATGTGCATAAAAAGCGGGAAGACGGCTGGTTCAAAGGCACGCTGCAGAGGACAGGAAAAACTGGACTGTTCCCTGGCAGCTTTGTTGAAAGCTTCTGA